A stretch of the Theileria equi strain WA chromosome 1, complete sequence genome encodes the following:
- a CDS encoding hypothetical protein (encoded by transcript BEWA_023370A) produces MDISDVVEYLKQVKLETEKLPDVVVADGPGREDGTRNELQDDGKTAKQFNRLRHIDKEYERLDSGFRLTDAELEYFRALKKSVAAHGIQSSLADSYLWKYASQFGDAEAPPEQEPSSDLDVTSDDSSDVQLDEEDAAGQKEESESENGVWNKMFQSNPPSVYELCKTGVHFGAIYECLHTIGDRICESPGQQIPEVLLKWLFVILLMLDDLHAMSESVSYELQRIRRAILRRCTIIKGSVDSTQCPNELASSYLLSSIIAMHFNQN; encoded by the coding sequence ATGGATATCTCGGATGTCGTCGAGTATCTCAAACAGGTAAAGCTAGAAACTGAAAAATTGCCGGATGTGGTTGTGGCTGACGGCCCAGGACGAGAAGATGGTACCAGGAACGAGCTCCAAGACGATGGTAAGACAGCCAAGCAGTTTAACCGTCTAAGGCACATTGATAAGGAGTATGAAAGGCTAGATTCCGGATTCAGGCTAACTGACGCCGAGCTGGAGTACTTTAGGGCCCTGAAAAAGAGCGTGGCCGCCCACGGAATCCAGAGCTCCTTGGCAGATTCTTATCTTTGGAAGTACGCCTCTCAGTTTGGTGACGCGGAGGCGCCTCCGGAGCAGGAGCCTTCGAGTGATTTAGACGTTACGAGCGACGATTCATCGGATGTGCAGCtggatgaagaagacgCTGCGGGGcaaaaggaagagagtGAATcagagaatggagtttgGAATAAAATGTTCCAGAGCAATCCGCCATCTGTATACGAACTCTGCAAAACTGGCGTACATTTTGGAGCCATATACGAGTGCCTTCACACAATAGGCGATCGTATTTGCGAATCTCCCGGTCAACAAATCCCAGAGGTCCTTTTAAAGTGGCTATTCGTCATCCTTTTAATGCTGGACGACTTGCATGCAATGTCAGAATCAGTTTCTTACGAACTTCAGAGAATACGACGCGCTATTTTGCGCAGGTGTACAATAATTAAAGGGTCAGTGGACTCTACTCAGTGTCCAAACGAACTGGCATCATCATATCTACTATCCTCCATAATCGCAATGCACTTTAACCAAAACTAG
- a CDS encoding hypothetical protein (encoded by transcript BEWA_023310A) → MLWSSGVRKLSSGLRTLPALEPAKDLETRRMIDKYHRYMFFFIGFALAANLNTSLLTETLFECDNFANKCNFSYFASGLAAFLLASFTLHLDFKSMLVFGWLFVPLQISLVLIGVFGEGVGARNAFIICYAVYGALEGFTLKSCTFVISRFFLNSTISILSAGYPASDIVLGCFQYLVEHLVGLETTSSIRLCLALCHLFQTVLTIIGLIWATVLYFKYSSRGSEESVVSTRGEFSRFTQFLRVASHIRFYYSRVMLFGLTSFIVAFFFPCLIPFLFDISHTAKLVISLTFTLMDVIGILYSSTVDETVDPSGRKESQSHISFLFFRDLHLYVAGVLALATCAFTLWARCQGDYEFVKSAEAIFFITVVTCFVDGYLYGRALNGCNPILEYYNIQVDEEGNKIVSDEIIEMNNTVNDVSMVLEYVFTAVSLCASNVTEELILNIIAQTA, encoded by the coding sequence ATGTTGTGGAGTTCCGGAGTGAGGAAGTTGTCTTCCGGGTTGAGGACTCTTCCTGCACTGGAACCTGCGAAGGACCTGGAGACGAGGCGGATGATCGACAAATACCACAGGTACatgttcttcttcataGGGTTTGCATTGGCGGCTAATCTGAACACGAGTCTTCTCACTGAGACTCTGTTTGAGTGTGACAACTTTGCTAACAAGTGCAACTTTTCCTACTTTGCGTCTGGGTTGGCTGCATTCCTACTCGCCTCCTTCACACTGCATTTGGACTTCAAATCCATGTTGGTATTCGGATGGTTGTTTGTGCCACTCCAGATATCACTGGTGTTGATTGGAGTGTTTGGAGAAGGTGTCGGAGCTCGCAATGCGTTCATCATTTGCTACGCAGTTTACGGCGCACTGGAAGGATTCACTCTCAAGTCGTGTACATTCGTCATATCGAGGTTCTTTCTGAACTCCACaatctccattttgtcTGCTGGTTACCCGGCCTCTGACATTGTCCTGGGTTGTTTTCAGTACCTGGTGGAGCATTTGGTGGGTTTGGAGACCACGTCCAGCATCAGACTCTGTTTGGCCTTGTGTCACTTGTTCCAAACGGTACTCACCATCATAGGGTTGATCTGGGCCACTGTATTGTACTTCAAGTACAGTTCCAGAGGTTCAGAGGAGAGTGTTGTCAGTACCCGGGGCGAGTTCTCGAGGTTCACTCAGTTTCTGAGAGTGGCGTCTCACATCAGGTTTTACTACTCAAGGGTGATGTTATTTGGACTGACAAGCTTCATAGTTGCATTTTTCTTTCCCTGTTTGATCCCCTTCCTCTTTGACATCTCTCACACTGCAAAGTTGGTGATATCTCTGACATTCACCTTGATGGACGTTATCGGCATTTTATACTCATCCACTGTTGATGAGACGGTAGACCCGTCTGGCAGGAAGGAGTCTCAGTCCCACATCTCgtttttgtttttcagGGACCTCCACCTGTACGTTGCAGGTGTCCTTGCTCTGGCGACCTGTGCATTCACACTGTGGGCCAGATGCCAGGGTGACTATGAGTTTGTGAAGTCCGCAGAAGCgatcttcttcatcacaGTGGTTACGTGTTTTGTCGACGGCTACTTGTATGGAAGGGCACTCAATGGGTGCAACCCTATTCTAGAGTACTACAACATTCAGGTCGACGAGGAGGGCAACAAGATAGTTTCAGACGAGATCATCGAGATGAACAACACTGTAAACGACGTCTCGATGGTGTTGGAATACGTCTTTACGGCGGTCTCACTCTGTGCCTCTAACGTGACTGAGGAACTCATCCTCAATATTATAGCTCAGACCGCTTAA
- a CDS encoding NADH-cytochrome B5 reductase, putative (encoded by transcript BEWA_023290A), producing the protein MYYEPLDLNLYLEKEAGYIGRDCSTNNEICEIKLVKRTRVSPTAHLFVFGYPQEIKGAVEVGAFGHFLFSGHLLESATPGFWNAVKLENGEKEVKRKYTPIYIDAAKRQIHFLIRIYGPCEEFPDGGKFTRFLDKLEVQDSLKVIPWKPKYRLVEEAVIRVLGRRLEYKVLNLIAAGTGITPFVRLLTHYQNTPVSVNLIYCNRSIEEIMLKELFDTLTCSNSNIRVRYLVYSRKDYSESGSIADSPSISRCIINKEIISEVLEVAEKSVTLYCGPPKFCDLVKELLASLNFTNSHVI; encoded by the exons ATGTACTATGAGCCTCTAGACCTCAACCTTTATCTGGAGAAGGAGGCTGGATATATCGGCAGAGATTGCTCCACAAATAACGAAATTTGTGAGATTAAACTCGTCAAAAGGACAAGGGTCTCACCAACTGCCCATCTGTTTGTCTTTGGCTACCCTCAAGAGATCAAAGGCGCCGTTGAAGTCGGTGCTTTTGGGCATTTTCTATTCTCTGGACATCTTTTAGAGTCGGCGACCCCGGGGTTCTG GAACGCGGTAAAGCTGGAAAATGGCGAAAAGGAGGTGAAGCGAAAGTACACGCCAATTTACATTGATGCTGCAAAGAGACAAATACACTTTCTCATTCGAATATACGGTCCGTGTGAAGAGTTCCCAGACGGTGGCAAATTTACAAGGTTTCTGGACAAACTAGAGGTCCAGGATAGCCTCAAAGTGATACCCTGGAAGCCAAAGTACAGGCTCGTTGAAGAGGCTGTGATTAGGGTGCTGGGAAGACGTCTTGAATACAAAGTTCTGAATCTAATAGCCGCTGGTACAGGGATAACACCTTTTGTTAGACTACTAACACACTACCAAAATACACCTGTGTCTGTTAATCTCATATACTGCAATCGGTCCATTGAGGAGATTATGCTAAAGGAGCTTTTCGATACTTTGACCTGCTCCAATTCAAACATAAGAGTCAGATATCTCGTCTATTCACGCAAAGACTACTCTGAATCTGGAAGCATTGCGGATTCACCCAGCATTTCAAGGTGCATTATAAACAAGGAGATAATTTCAGAGGTCCTGGAAGTGGCTGAAAAATCCGTAACTTTATACTGTGGACCTCCAAAGTTTTGTGATTTAGTCAAAGAGCTGCTCGCCAGTTTAAACTTTACAAACTCCCACGTAATATAA
- a CDS encoding hypothetical protein (encoded by transcript BEWA_023350A): MSDYDDLDELADELENEIEDYENDNLIQSPSSDEPGQNTDENGDSLANYKRTDVDSGRFDGMFDDLNQSRADLRIEELEGGTEDYSEDVLTEDLGDSQVGTNVSDYTDNFELNDNLFGKNSDAEGSMAQKVAFPQSRGSQNTMKSIDSSSDFTSLSADQTNQSRTDVDVKSAKVEPEDSEGKAEGNLKTAGGVDFVMPTNDRENLIKGRLLARRGVFSAHELVDESLFSTGKVIDRYGSKRYQGSDISAKDLNDPGCSDKHCILRLPEHIANLVKTRLESSEDPGITFEPTGRYDYREYKVTISGLDKPLYGILGELPCIIEAHKTLNNDLLFKSADISQMMVVYEDDVTSVADDLINRMWEWPSGLTPATKNIRKRKFKNFEVFSNEEIKDAEREALILLNGLIRDTFHYEIKSAQEVHDLVQSYRNGNIKERIIGPDEDIDVYIKALEEQETEDLPDLSEIMFDADANSISSKFIYNALQRKANK, encoded by the coding sequence ATGAGCGATTACGACGACTTGGATGAACTCGCAGATGAGTTGGAAAACGAAATTGAGGACTATGAAAACGATAACTTGATCCAATCTCCATCCTCTGATGAACCAGGTCAAAATACTGACGAAAATGGCGATAGCCTGGCGAATTACAAGCGAACTGATGTAGATAGTGGTCGCTTTGATGGAATGTTTGATGATTTGAACCAATCAAGAGCTGATTTACGCATAGAAGAACTGGAAGGAGGCACAGAAGATTACTCGGAGGATGTGCTGACTGAAGATTTGGGAGACTCCCAAGTTGGCACAAATGTCAGTGATTACACAGACAATTTTGAGCTAAATGACAATCTGTTTGGTAAAAATTCGGACGCTGAAGGCTCAATGGCTCAGAAAGTTGCGTTTCCACAGAGTCGTGGTTCTCAAAATACCATGAAATCGATCGACTCAAGCAGTGATTTTACCAGTTTATCGGCTGATCAGACCAATCAGTCGCGGACAGATGTTGATGTTAAATCTGCAAAGGTGGAGCCTGAGGATTCCGAGGGCAAGGCAGAAGGGAATCTAAAGACGGCTGGTGGCGTCGACTTCGTTATGCCCACAAATGACAGGGAGAACTTGATTAAAGGCCGTTTGTTGGCTAGGAGAGGTGTGTTTTCAGCGCATGAGCTCGTTGATGAATCCCTATTTTCAACTGGAAAGGTGATTGATCGCTACGGAAGCAAACGCTACCAGGGTTCCGATATATCCGCCAAAGATCTCAACGACCCAGGGTGTTCTGACAAACATTGTATACTCAGACTTCCTGAACATATTGCAAATTTAGTAAAGACTAGACTAGAAAGTAGCGAGGATCCAGGGATAACGTTTGAACCAACTGGAAGATACGATTACAGAGAGTATAAAGTAACAATTTCTGGCCTTGATAAACCTCTTTATGGGATTTTAGGTGAATTACCTTGTATTATAGAAGCACATAAAACTCTAAACAATGACCTTTTGTTTAAATCTGCCGATATATCACAAATGATGGTCGTCTACGAAGATGACGTTACAAGTGTTGCAGACGACTTGATTAATCGCATGTGGGAGTGGCCCAGTGGACTGACTCCAGCCACTAAAAATATTAGAAAGAGAAAGtttaaaaactttgagGTCTTCTCGAATGAAGAAATCAAAGACGCAGAACGTGAAGCTTTGATATTACTCAATGGACTCATAAGAGATACCTTCCATTACGAAATTAAAAGCGCGCAAGAAGTGCACGACCTAGTTCAAAGTTACAGAAATGGCAACATCAAGGAGAGAATTATAGGCCCAGACGAGGATATTGATGTGTATATCAAGGCTCTCGAGGAACAGGAAACTGAGGACCTACCAGACCTGTCAGAAATCATGTTTGACGCCGATGCAAACTCTATATCCAGCAAGTTTATTTACAATGCCCTTCAGCGCAAGGCTAACAAGTGA
- a CDS encoding hypothetical protein (encoded by transcript BEWA_023340A), giving the protein MPQIIIDNVGIPFLRLTLLGPNFSGKTFLANALLNNMLPPVYRHTKLPEIYYYLHRLSSDNPLTNEAYDDVNSFMFEIEDTTTDTDLFSFIDMKSFQYPYDEECKVYIPFSSYNPPKIPLKADDEYVPTSQRRMSFLVLFDATSRESYLNAISIIEVLLSRSSIGVMEPIVALVANKVDLLDVSFMNRDTFGNTIDVLSEAERYSQSKTIPFYRISALTKKNVNTMIKEIAYLIYGNVRLWELVLNDD; this is encoded by the exons ATGCCGCAGATTATCATCGATAATGTAGGTATACCTTTTTTGAGACTGACCCTTTTGGGTCCGAACTTTTCCGGCAAGACGTTTCTGGCGAACGCTCTCCTGAATAACATGTTGCCGCCAGTTTACAGACACACCAAACTTCCGGA GATATACTACTATCTACACCGACTCTCAAGCGACAATCCGCTTACAAATGAAGCATATGACGATGTAAACTCGTTCATGTTTGAGATTGAAGATACAACCACGGATACAGACCTTTTCTCCTTCATAGACATGAAGAGCTTTCAAT ACCCATATGATGAAGAATGCAAGGTTTACATTCCCTTTAGCAGCTACAATCCTCCAAAGATCCCCCTGAAGGCCGACGATGAATACGTTCCAACGTCTCAGAGGAGAATGTCGTTCTTGGTGCTCTTTGACGCAACCTCTAGGGAGTCTTATCTAAATGCAATTTCAATCATAGAAGTACTGCTTAGCCGCAGCAGTATAGGAGTGATGGAGCCCATTGTTGCTCTCGTAGCCAACAAGGTTGATTTGTTGGACGTCTCCTTTATGAACAGagatacttttggaaataCAATCGACGTGCTCTCTGAAGCTGAGAGATATTCTCAGAGCAAGACCATCCCATTTTATAGAATTTCTGCGCTTACCAAAAAGAATGTCAACACTATGATCAAGGAAATTGCCTACTTGATTTATGGCAATGTAAGACTCTGGGAACTGGTGTTGAACGATGACTAG
- a CDS encoding hypothetical protein (encoded by transcript BEWA_023330A) produces MSLLKLKTLQREDSSYCFEKRFNEWFPITNSEFKEKYRDMVAESIAEDSTEDTSISSISSPGISQYSDFSVLNIRRPDPSICTVYESPHRFIASRMLIPKEGNRITRVEDSGRLIWKENEDEKYVYCILYLKKNKPKMLLIARDTPSGLDPLFFKKKRFSWRMSKKKYLDKILGLAPRTIIGDKQCNLDIASEKETPMYRVRRSTIHGTEVVSYITRRELCITSVSDGAKAIWIGDFFLRCHSCDVYYRNGNPFLVVFDLYNMEESSLKCFEKQNGLWVHLEDEGFRTIVKEMEMRKMMSLSGYEQVS; encoded by the coding sequence ATGAGTCTTCTTAAACTAAAAACACTGCAAAGAGAAGATTCCTCATATTGCTTTGAGAAAAGATTTAATGAATGGTTTCCCATTACAAATAGTGAATTCAAAGAAAAGTACAGGGACATGGTTGCAGAAAGTATTGCAGAGGACTCTACGGAGGATACGAGTATAAGTTCTATAAGTTCTCCAGGAATATCCCAATATTCAGATTTTTCTGTTTTGAATATAAGAAGACCTGATCCATCAATATGCACAGTGTATGAGAGTCCTCATCGCTTTATAGCCTCCAGGATGTTGATTCCGAAAGAAGGAAATAGAATAACGCGAGTTGAGGATTCTGGCCGTCTAATATggaaagaaaatgaagatgaaaagtatgTCTATTGTATATTGTATTTAAAGAAAAATAAACCCAAAATGTTGCTCATTGCTAGGGATACACCATCAGGTTTGGATCCCCTTTTCTTTAAGAAGAAGCGTTTTTCTTGGAGGATGTCAAAGAAGAAGTATTTGGATAAAATCCTGGGACTTGCTCCAAGAACAATAATAGGGGATAAACAGTGTAATCTTGATATTGCAAGTGAGAAGGAGACACCCATGTATAGAGTAAGAAGATCTACAATACATGGTACAGAGGTGGTTTCATACATTACAAGGAGAGAGCTCTGTATTACTTCAGTTTCAGATGGAGCGAAGGCTATATGGATTGGAGATTTTTTCCTAAGATGTCACTCCTGTGATGTATATTATAGGAATGGCAATCCATTCCTTGTAGTTTTCGATCTTTACAACATGGAGGAAAGCAGTCTCAAATGTtttgaaaaacaaaatggTCTTTGGGTACACCTTGAAGATGAGGGTTTTAGGACAATAGTTAaggaaatggaaatgagGAAAATGATGTCTTTGTCCGGATATGAGCAAGTATCTTGA
- a CDS encoding hypothetical protein (encoded by transcript BEWA_023320A), with the protein MVLTVEIEKKRPDAVEAGKFYRDSSGLNVRKGPVCTKYEYYQQFYHSITYIKKVTYDNKDLNFHDDKGKAKSLESGVTDVVTYYNKTYDNYPENVMRPLLLRVKDAWEHGYVWYENMGKNGDNLSWRQIPKKMTHHFPTDDPGNCTKDLEKKLNDLTCQLYNLHRVDIKCDEGTHYCPLCHGEDTKVTVSRTSFANGYTEYKHKYKSNIKTATYDDEILVYKNSTSEEYKPFDLRIFAPNLTVYYWNEDKDRKRPLMMQMPNKGNTKAKDTAAHFVNEYIQGDNTRWRFFTLIESLKPLKDEPLEKELEKLKCQLIRPVVIDLSSQEGYVNKGSVDPKGKIEVKNYPINLSSKYTAKVHTYGEGTFTVTGLNIGDEEQKLYGLTKGEVVTSVWDVKSVIVFFAESCSGSNDPILVYFDVLKGGMWYENTGHNNEWREETTLKRSAPGDSDKEEIEEALCGIGGNLEVDTEPVSDASQPSETTTEVKTVPLPTFVTPSAPEKSTEEPEPTGTIPSVKDTGNKTEIVHDAMVTGAGVSLSLWRDQTIILVMCTALMIFMYSRLTEHFRYFYRRLTSRYVLL; encoded by the coding sequence ATGGTTCTAACTGTAGAGATAGAGAAAAAACGTCCAGATGCTGTTGAAGCTGGAAAATTTTATCGAGATAGTTCCGGACTTAATGTGCGCAAAGGTCCAGTTTGTACAAAATACGAATATTACCAACAGTTCTACCACTCTATTACCTATATTAAAAAAGTCACATACGACAATAAAGATCTCAATTTTcatgatgataaaggaAAAGCTAAATCGCTTGAAAGTGGTGTAACCGATGTGGTCACGTATTACAACAAAACTTACGATAACTATCCAGAGAATGTCATGAGACCTCTCCTCTTGAGGGTTAAGGATGCTTGGGAACATGGTTATGTATGGTATGAAAACATGGGTAAGAACGGAGATAACCTGTCATGGAGGCAAATTCCTAAAAAGATGACACATCATTTTCCCACAGATGATCCTGGTAATTGTACTaaggatttggaaaagaagTTGAATGACCTCACTTGTCAACTCTATAATCTCCATCGTGTTGATATTAAGTGTGATGAAGGTACTCACTATTGTCCACTTTGCCACGGTGAAGATACCAAAGTCACAGTTTCTAGGACAAGCTTTGCTAATGGATATACAGAGTACAAACACAAGTATAAATCTAACATTAAAACTGCTACATATGATGATGAGATCCTTGTTTACAAAAACTCCACCAGTGAGGAGTATAAACCATTCGATCTTCGTATATTCGCTCCTAATCTTACagtttactactggaatgaGGACAAAGATCGTAAAAGGCCATTGATGATGCAAATGCCTAATAAAGGTAACACTAAAGCTAAAGATACAGCAGCTCATTTTGTAAACGAGTATATCCAGGGAGACAACACTAGATGGAGGTTTTTTACCCTTATAGAAAGTCTAAAACCACTCAAAGACGAGCCCCTAGAAAAGGAACTGGAAAAACTTAAATGTCAACTCATCCGTCCGGTAGTAATAGATCTTTCCTCGCAAGAAGGATATGTAAACAAGGGAAGTGTGGACCCCAAAGGGAAAATAGAGGTCAAAAACTACCCAATCAATCTATCATCTAAATACACAGCCAAAGTACACACCTATGGAGAAGGTACTTTCACCGTAACAGGCCTTAATATTggagatgaagaacaaAAACTTTATGGATTAACAAAGGGTGAGGTTGTTACATCCGTATGGGATGTTAAAAGTGTTATTGTATTTTTTGCTGAATCTTGCAGTGGTTCAAATGACCCAATTCTGGTATACTTTGATGTTTTAAAGGGAGGAATGtggtatgaaaatacaGGACATAATAATGAATGGCGAGAAGAAACTACTCTGAAGAGAAGCGCTCCAGGTGACTCCGATAAAGAGGAGATTGAAGAAGCTCTTTGTGGAATAGGAGGGAATTTAGAGGTAGATACAGAACCGGTTTCTGATGCCAGCCAACCTTCTGAAACCACCACTGAGGTTAAAACAGTTCCTCTTCCTACCTTTGTTACTCCTAGCGCTCCTGAAAAATCTACTGAAGAACCTGAGCCTACTGGGACAATTCCATCTGTAAAGGATACAGGAAATAAGACGGAAATTGTTCATGATGCCATGGTTACCGGAGCTGGTGTTAGTCTCAGTCTATGGAGGGATCAAACTATAATCTTGGTCATGTGCACAGCGCTGATGATTTTTATGTATAGTAGGCTAACTGAGCATTTTAGATACTTCTATAGGAGACTCACATCTAGATACGTTCTTCTTTGA
- a CDS encoding hypothetical protein (encoded by transcript BEWA_023300A) yields MSRLTKCIVKSTVLAKLVKLRLSQHILHDGVDNSKRSLEVAVRAASLLSRIVPVLKIAQSLANKPVLSSTGTSVNSKLGTTRFHNREENVWRLLKPGFEKETKHLKWRK; encoded by the exons ATGAGTAGACTAACAAAGTGCATTGTAAAATCCACCGTCTTGGCAAAGCTCGTCAAACTGCGTCTCTCTCAGCATATTCTACATGACGGTGTAGATAACTCCAAAAGGAGCCTAGAGGTCGCTGTTAGAGCTGCAAGTTTGCTCTCAAGGATTGTTCCTGTACTAAAAATCGCACAATCACTTGCAAATAAACCAGTCTTGTCATCGACAG GTACAAGCGTAAATAGTAAACTGGGTACCACGAGATTCCACAACAGAGAGGAAAACGTCTGGAGACTATTAAAGCCAGGATTCGAAAAGGAAACCAAACATCTCAAGTGGAGAAAATAA
- a CDS encoding RNA lariat debranching enzyme, putative (encoded by transcript BEWA_023360A) — MNIAVEGCCHGELDKIYETILAHEQQTGIKVDLLLCCGDFQAVRDESDLKELICPLKYKAQKDFKQYYNGKKVAPVLTIFIGGNHEAPDLLRHLYYGGWVAPNIYYLGYSGIVNIAGLRIAGISGIYNQNNYTKGYYEQRPYSEDAKRSAYNVREFDVEKLYMIENELDIFMSHDWPAGIEHYGNLEALLRVKPYFVSDVRHNILGNPKTRKLLEKLQPTFWFSGHLHVKYEAKYKHEDGSTTHFLALDKVLPNRQFLKIMDVKPKRLAEGAKRKRNGDYTLEKVLCYDREWCAILVANRDRMPLNAFPSTTPITLNKPTEEDFRFVDEQFAKFGFEALSIGTLDRVYKMPSWDVNDYKNPKLQREKFQDMLNLPDNSFFNPNINTKYRVVRRE, encoded by the exons ATGAAT ATAGCGGTGGAAGGATGCTGCCATGGAGAACTCGACAAAATCTACGAGACGATACTGGCCCATGAACAGCAAACCGGCATTAAAGTTGATCTACTACTCTGTTGTGGCGATTTCCAAGCCGTGAGAGACGAATCGGATTTAAAGGAGCTCATCTGCCCACTCAAGTATAAAGCGCAGAAGGACTTTAAGCAGTACTACAATGGAAAAAAGGTCGCACCTGTCCTTACAATCTTCATTGGCGGGAACCACGAAGCTCCGGACCTCCTGAGGCACCT GTACTATGGAGGATGGGTCGCCCCTAACATCTACTATCTGGGCTACTCCGGAATAGTAAACATTGCAGGGCTCAGAATTGCCGGAATCTCGGGGATCTACAACCAAAACAACTACACAAAGGGCTACTACGAGCAACGACCTTACAGCGAAGATGCCAAGAGGTCAGCGTACAATGTGAGGGAATTCGACGTCGAGAAACTTTACATG ATTGAGAATGAGCTGGACATTTTCATGTCACACGATTGGCCGGCTGGAATTGAGCATTACGGGAACCTCGAAGCTTTGTTGCGTGTGAAACCCTATTTTGTCTCTGATGTGCGCCACAATATTCTAGGAAACCCCAAGACCAGAAAGTTGTTGGAGAAGCTCCAGCCCACTTTTTGGTTCTCCGGGCACTtgcatgtaaaatatgaagcaaaatacaaacatgaaGACGGTTCAACCACTCATTTCTTAGCACTGGATAAAGTCTTGCCGAACCGTCAGTTTTTGAAGATTATGGATGTTAAACCCAAACGACTCGCAGAGGGTgcaaagaggaagagaaacGGAGACTACACGCTGGAAAAGGTGTTGTGCTACGACAGAGAATGGTGCGCAATCCTAGTCGCAAATAGGGACAGGATGCCGCTAAATGCGTTCCCCTCGACCACTCCGATTACTCTAAA TAAACCAACTGAGGAGGACTTTAGATTTGTCGACGAACAATTTGCAAAGTTCGGGTTTGAAGCTCTGAGTATAGGTACTTTAGATAGGGTGTACAAGATGCCCTCATGGGATGTGAATGACTAcaagaatccaaaattgcAACGTGAGAAATTCCAGGACATGCTAAACTTACCTGATAATTCCTTTTTCAACCCCAACATAAACACAAAATACCGAGTTGTTCGTAGggaataa